In one Thermoanaerobacter uzonensis DSM 18761 genomic region, the following are encoded:
- a CDS encoding IS607 family transposase, protein MSRITLINWEKEGLITPVRTPKGRRRYKKEDIEKLLGMLEEELKPKVVLYARVSTKKQEEYLKNQIRRLEEYANFQGWQYEVISEIASGVNENRRGLLKLLNKI, encoded by the coding sequence ATAAGCAGAATTACGTTAATAAACTGGGAAAAGGAAGGATTAATAACCCCAGTTAGAACACCAAAAGGAAGAAGAAGGTACAAAAAAGAAGATATAGAGAAATTATTAGGCATGCTGGAAGAAGAACTAAAACCTAAAGTAGTTTTGTATGCAAGAGTGTCCACAAAGAAACAAGAAGAATATCTTAAGAATCAAATTAGAAGGCTTGAAGAATACGCTAATTTCCAGGGATGGCAGTATGAAGTCATATCTGAAATAGCAAGTGGAGTAAATGAAAACAGGAGAGGCTTATTAAAGCTTTTAAATAAAATCAA
- a CDS encoding histidine phosphatase family protein — protein MTTIYFIRHAESDYTEHNDELRPLTNKGLIDRQLVTAYLMDKDIKIILSSPYKRAVDTLVDFANKVNLPVITVLDFRERKVDSEWIDDFDSFARQQWQDFNFKLSDGESLSEVQQRGIAALKKVLENYKNQNIAIGTHGTILSTIINFYDKSFGYNEFNEIKHVMPWIVKFKFNGDKCIEIEKINIF, from the coding sequence TTGACAACAATTTATTTTATTCGTCATGCAGAATCAGACTATACAGAGCACAATGATGAGTTAAGACCTCTTACAAATAAAGGCTTAATCGATAGACAACTTGTCACAGCTTATTTGATGGATAAAGATATTAAAATTATTTTATCAAGTCCATATAAACGAGCAGTTGATACTTTGGTAGATTTTGCTAATAAAGTTAACCTACCAGTAATTACTGTTCTGGATTTTAGAGAACGCAAGGTTGATAGTGAATGGATTGATGATTTTGATTCTTTTGCGAGACAGCAATGGCAAGATTTTAATTTTAAATTATCAGATGGTGAAAGTTTATCAGAGGTACAGCAACGAGGCATTGCAGCACTGAAAAAAGTTTTAGAGAATTATAAAAACCAAAATATTGCAATAGGGACTCATGGTACTATATTGAGTACTATTATCAATTTTTATGATAAATCATTTGGATATAATGAATTTAATGAAATCAAACATGTTATGCCGTGGATTGTAAAGTTTAAGTTTAATGGCGACAAATGTATAGAGATCGAAAAAATTAATATTTTTTAA